The Thermococcus thermotolerans genome contains a region encoding:
- a CDS encoding NADH-quinone oxidoreductase subunit C, whose product MKEPMSVEEVLKKLQEALGEALLSHEVREYTMGVKRKRTYRELWVTIKPEAFRKAVEAIFALDYPHLHFIAGEDGGGETLTMIYSFGVFHTHPWGELSITIKFDLSKDNLVLPTITDLMIGAETNEREIREMLGVEFEGLKNKRHIFLPDDWPEGKYPWRRDEYGVEDMVKHTHRSVNEIRKMRGEE is encoded by the coding sequence ATGAAGGAGCCGATGAGCGTGGAAGAGGTACTCAAGAAGCTCCAGGAGGCGCTGGGAGAGGCGCTGCTCTCCCACGAGGTCAGGGAGTACACCATGGGCGTTAAGCGGAAGAGAACCTACAGGGAGCTTTGGGTCACCATAAAGCCCGAGGCCTTCAGGAAGGCCGTCGAAGCCATATTCGCCCTCGACTACCCCCACCTCCACTTCATCGCGGGAGAGGACGGAGGAGGGGAAACCCTAACCATGATCTACTCCTTCGGAGTCTTCCACACGCACCCCTGGGGCGAGCTCAGCATCACCATCAAGTTTGACCTCTCCAAGGACAACCTGGTTCTCCCAACGATAACCGACCTCATGATCGGCGCGGAAACCAACGAGCGCGAGATAAGGGAGATGCTCGGTGTTGAATTCGAGGGACTGAAGAACAAGAGGCACATCTTCCTGCCCGACGACTGGCCGGAGGGTAAGTATCCATGGAGAAGGGACGAGTACGGCGTCGAGGACATGGTAAAGCACACCCACAGGAGCGTGAACGAGATAAGGAAGATGAGGGGTGAGGAGTAA
- a CDS encoding NADH-quinone oxidoreductase subunit B family protein, whose amino-acid sequence MGKLTNFKRSIWVFHASGGSCNACDIEIVAVLTPRYDVERFGIKLVGSPRHADVLLVTGAIPRDFADKLRRVYEQMPDPKAVVVVGNCGTSGGVFYDSYNIAGPIDEIIPVDVYVPGCPPRPEAIIDGVVKAWLKIEKLEKELEGKKE is encoded by the coding sequence ATGGGGAAGCTCACCAACTTTAAGCGCTCCATATGGGTGTTCCATGCATCGGGAGGGAGCTGCAACGCGTGCGACATAGAGATAGTTGCCGTGCTTACTCCCCGCTACGACGTGGAGCGCTTCGGAATCAAGCTCGTCGGAAGTCCGAGGCACGCTGATGTGCTCCTCGTTACCGGGGCCATTCCAAGGGACTTCGCGGACAAGCTGAGGCGCGTGTACGAGCAGATGCCCGACCCGAAGGCGGTCGTGGTGGTCGGGAACTGCGGAACCAGCGGCGGGGTCTTCTATGACTCATACAACATAGCGGGCCCGATAGACGAGATAATACCCGTGGACGTCTACGTTCCGGGATGTCCGCCGAGGCCAGAGGCGATAATAGACGGCGTTGTGAAAGCCTGGCTCAAAATAGAGAAGCTGGAAAAGGAGCTGGAGGGGAAGAAGGAATGA
- a CDS encoding hydrogenase, translated as MTWIESLTLNSPSGFWNPIVWLAFLVIFAFIGYLIYSRGNRSYKPNTEQVKPFISGNAVEDVEEIRVRAGDIYWGFIEALKGYYNVLMRMHSGDLRDYILWYLGLGAVILFVLVGGV; from the coding sequence ATGACCTGGATTGAGAGCCTTACGCTGAACTCACCGTCGGGCTTCTGGAACCCGATAGTCTGGCTGGCGTTCCTGGTGATCTTCGCCTTCATCGGCTACCTCATCTATTCGCGCGGGAACAGGAGCTACAAGCCCAACACGGAGCAGGTTAAGCCCTTCATAAGCGGCAACGCAGTGGAGGATGTGGAAGAAATCCGCGTAAGGGCGGGGGACATATACTGGGGCTTCATCGAGGCGCTCAAGGGCTACTACAACGTCCTCATGAGAATGCACAGCGGAGACCTCAGGGACTACATACTCTGGTACCTCGGACTCGGTGCCGTAATCCTGTTCGTCCTCGTGGGGGGTGTGTGA
- a CDS encoding proton-conducting transporter transmembrane domain-containing protein gives MIEHLPALMIAVPLFGAFIAPLLKKKGSAPAVWAVIITGVTLGMALLLVRQVLAQGMMVYVFGADKPTLVLPSGYRVPVRIIFEVDAIGAFMALSATLMSFIGALYSYSHVRNETGLEKYYALLLLLEVGILGMVLTGDLFNLFVFLEIAGIAGSALVGFRNYRGEASEAGIKYLIVSAVASLMVLFSIGLLYGQYGNLNIAYLSTQISFNTVDMIALGILFASFAMKCGSVPTHHWVPDAYTEVPSGINPTLLVATYASLYALFRVSFSLFGNITVNMSSLGWIMSILGVLTMFIGVTMALVQKDVKRLMSYHAISQTGYMLLGVGVGLAVLNDPAKLAAFGRDAMAGGIFHIINHIIYKSLLLMTAGALFYVTGTRNLNEMGGLARKMPYTTIAFIVGAAAISGIPPFNGFASKFLIYETSYQLSPIFAVFAMVTSVLTLASFVKVFASAFLGPPVKKYEEVREVPRSMVIAMLILAALCILFGLFPNVVLDKLVYPAVDALLKLGSYQTWGGLP, from the coding sequence ATGATCGAGCATTTGCCGGCACTCATGATAGCCGTGCCCCTCTTCGGGGCGTTTATAGCACCTCTGCTGAAGAAGAAGGGAAGTGCTCCAGCCGTCTGGGCAGTAATCATCACCGGTGTAACCCTGGGAATGGCGCTCCTTCTCGTTAGACAAGTGCTTGCTCAGGGCATGATGGTGTACGTCTTCGGGGCGGACAAGCCGACCCTCGTTCTGCCCTCGGGATACAGGGTTCCGGTGAGGATAATCTTCGAGGTCGACGCGATAGGTGCTTTCATGGCGCTCTCGGCAACGCTCATGAGCTTCATCGGGGCGCTCTATTCCTACAGCCACGTCAGAAACGAGACCGGCCTTGAGAAGTACTACGCGCTACTCCTCCTGCTTGAGGTCGGAATCCTCGGCATGGTCCTGACGGGAGACCTGTTCAACCTCTTCGTGTTCCTTGAGATAGCCGGAATAGCCGGTTCGGCGCTGGTAGGCTTCAGGAACTACAGGGGAGAGGCGAGTGAGGCCGGAATCAAGTACCTCATAGTCAGCGCGGTCGCTTCGCTGATGGTGCTGTTCTCCATAGGCCTGCTCTACGGTCAGTACGGGAACCTCAACATAGCCTACCTGAGCACGCAGATAAGCTTCAACACCGTTGACATGATAGCCCTTGGAATACTCTTCGCGTCCTTTGCGATGAAGTGCGGTTCCGTGCCGACCCACCACTGGGTTCCAGACGCGTACACAGAGGTCCCCTCGGGAATCAACCCCACGCTGCTGGTGGCGACCTATGCGAGCCTCTACGCCCTCTTCAGGGTGAGCTTCAGCCTCTTCGGCAACATAACTGTGAACATGAGCAGCCTCGGGTGGATAATGAGCATCCTCGGAGTCCTCACTATGTTCATAGGCGTCACCATGGCGCTCGTCCAGAAGGACGTCAAGAGGCTCATGAGCTACCACGCGATTTCGCAGACAGGCTACATGCTCCTCGGAGTCGGCGTTGGCCTGGCAGTTCTCAACGACCCGGCAAAACTGGCCGCCTTTGGAAGGGACGCGATGGCGGGAGGTATATTCCACATAATCAACCACATCATCTACAAGAGCCTCCTCCTCATGACCGCCGGAGCGCTCTTCTACGTCACCGGGACGAGGAACCTCAACGAGATGGGCGGCTTGGCCAGAAAGATGCCGTACACCACGATAGCCTTCATAGTTGGTGCCGCGGCAATATCGGGAATACCGCCCTTCAACGGCTTTGCCAGCAAGTTCCTCATCTACGAGACGTCCTACCAGCTCAGCCCCATATTCGCGGTGTTCGCAATGGTCACGAGCGTCCTGACATTGGCGTCCTTCGTCAAGGTCTTCGCCTCGGCCTTCCTCGGACCGCCGGTCAAGAAGTACGAGGAGGTAAGGGAGGTCCCGAGGAGCATGGTAATAGCGATGCTAATCCTGGCGGCGCTGTGTATCCTCTTCGGCCTGTTCCCGAACGTGGTGCTGGACAAGCTGGTGTACCCGGCAGTTGACGCGCTGCTGAAGCTGGGCAGCTACCAGACGTGGGGTGGTCTGCCATGA
- a CDS encoding sodium:proton antiporter, with amino-acid sequence MNNVILVNLPFIVVALLLAVGFYTIGFKRNLIKVVIGIEILEGAVNLFLIALGYVKGAYAPIYTMAPKEAVNNMVLPTPQALTLTSIVIGVAVSALMLAFAVNIYRHYGTLDVTKVRRLKG; translated from the coding sequence ATGAATAACGTGATTTTGGTCAACCTCCCCTTCATAGTCGTGGCGCTCCTGCTGGCGGTGGGGTTCTACACGATAGGATTCAAGAGGAACCTCATCAAGGTCGTCATAGGCATTGAAATCCTTGAGGGGGCAGTCAACCTGTTTCTGATAGCCCTCGGCTACGTCAAAGGCGCCTACGCCCCAATATACACAATGGCACCGAAGGAGGCGGTAAACAACATGGTTCTGCCGACGCCTCAAGCATTAACCCTGACGAGCATCGTCATAGGCGTCGCCGTATCGGCCCTTATGCTCGCCTTCGCCGTCAACATCTACCGCCACTACGGAACCCTTGACGTTACAAAGGTCAGGAGGCTGAAAGGATGA
- a CDS encoding MnhB domain-containing protein encodes MTTVIIKTTTKYLAALILTFGAYIILHGHLTPGGGFQGGAVFASGLALLIVANKYDDIRRTFSKVPLSAFESIGALGFLGTAALGFMGYTFFRNVIANSGFPLFGEPTPLGINPGYLNTGGTLPYMNIFVGTKVLAGLTSIILVFYLLLGVKKDE; translated from the coding sequence ATGACCACCGTAATCATCAAGACCACCACGAAGTACCTGGCGGCGCTCATACTCACCTTCGGAGCGTACATAATCCTCCACGGCCACCTCACTCCGGGAGGCGGCTTCCAGGGAGGAGCCGTCTTCGCCAGCGGCCTTGCGCTCCTCATCGTGGCCAACAAGTACGACGACATAAGGAGAACCTTCTCCAAGGTTCCGCTCAGTGCCTTCGAGAGCATCGGTGCCCTCGGCTTCCTCGGAACGGCGGCACTTGGATTCATGGGATACACGTTCTTCAGGAACGTGATAGCCAACAGCGGGTTTCCGCTCTTCGGTGAGCCCACCCCGCTCGGAATTAATCCAGGATACCTGAACACCGGTGGAACGCTGCCGTACATGAACATATTCGTCGGAACAAAGGTTCTGGCAGGGTTAACGAGCATAATCCTGGTGTTCTACCTCCTTCTGGGGGTGAAGAAGGATGAATAA
- the mbhE gene encoding hydrogen gas-evolving membrane-bound hydrogenase subunit E, giving the protein MRRALGLFAFIGFTLFLLVAAASLRPFGEPVHKDMDSYFIQHAQEEASANNVVTSIVFDYRGFDTLGEATVLFTAVAGVLMALRRREVKT; this is encoded by the coding sequence ATGAGGCGTGCGCTGGGCCTCTTTGCGTTCATAGGATTCACGCTGTTCCTTCTGGTTGCAGCTGCGAGCCTCAGACCCTTCGGGGAGCCCGTCCACAAGGATATGGACTCATACTTCATCCAGCATGCTCAGGAGGAAGCCTCGGCCAACAACGTCGTTACGAGCATCGTCTTCGACTACAGGGGATTCGATACCCTCGGTGAGGCGACCGTCCTGTTCACGGCCGTTGCCGGTGTGTTGATGGCCCTCAGGCGGAGGGAGGTGAAGACATGA
- a CDS encoding hydrogenase subunit MbhD domain-containing protein, with protein sequence MNFEELFWAIQVLVGLGLLITAVAAIRLKNLVSAVIAMAVFSLILSLEFYVLQAPDVAIAEAGVGAGLTTAMYLLAIKNTTDEEVVE encoded by the coding sequence ATGAACTTCGAGGAGCTCTTCTGGGCGATTCAGGTTCTAGTTGGCTTGGGGCTTTTGATTACTGCAGTAGCGGCCATCCGGCTCAAGAACCTGGTCTCAGCGGTCATCGCGATGGCCGTCTTCAGCCTGATACTGTCACTTGAGTTCTACGTGCTCCAGGCGCCGGACGTCGCCATCGCCGAAGCCGGTGTCGGGGCGGGCCTAACGACCGCGATGTACCTGCTGGCGATTAAGAACACCACCGACGAGGAGGTGGTAGAATGA
- the mnhG gene encoding monovalent cation/H(+) antiporter subunit G — protein sequence MIEWLIGTFLVIGVFFNLLASIGILRFPDVYTRIHAATKCTTFGTIFIVLATVTYSIYNYYWVAKNPAWVTIGIHSALVVIFLVLTNPVGAHALGRAARKSGIRPYGAVIDELEGRL from the coding sequence ATGATCGAGTGGCTCATCGGGACGTTCCTGGTGATAGGAGTCTTCTTCAACCTGCTGGCCAGCATCGGTATCCTCCGCTTCCCGGACGTCTACACGAGGATACACGCGGCGACGAAGTGCACCACCTTCGGAACGATATTCATAGTGCTCGCGACGGTTACATACTCGATTTACAACTACTACTGGGTGGCCAAGAACCCGGCATGGGTAACCATAGGGATACACTCCGCCCTGGTCGTGATATTCCTCGTTCTCACCAATCCCGTCGGAGCCCATGCCCTCGGTAGAGCGGCCAGGAAGTCGGGAATAAGGCCCTACGGGGCCGTTATAGATGAGCTGGAGGGAAGGCTATGA
- a CDS encoding cation:proton antiporter, which produces MTVDGMFMWAMILLLFSAMLTLIRLLAGPTIPDRAVALDSMTTTTAGAMVLYGVITRQAVFIDVALVYAVLSYIATLYIARYLVKKRVGIAYEGDAP; this is translated from the coding sequence ATGACGGTCGATGGTATGTTCATGTGGGCCATGATACTGCTCCTGTTCTCGGCCATGCTGACGCTTATAAGGCTTCTGGCGGGGCCGACAATACCGGACAGAGCCGTTGCGCTCGACTCAATGACGACGACAACGGCCGGTGCCATGGTTCTCTACGGCGTCATAACCAGACAGGCGGTCTTCATAGACGTCGCACTAGTCTACGCGGTTCTGAGTTACATCGCAACGCTCTACATAGCCCGCTACCTCGTGAAGAAGAGGGTCGGCATCGCTTATGAGGGTGATGCACCATGA
- a CDS encoding Na+/H+ antiporter subunit E — MGFAAPFLWSLIVYLLLTAGSGNVIAWSPGELVAGIVIAAIIGYATKDVMDEKLGYFFNPKRWLLFIVYAIGPFFFAMAKANLDVAYRVITGKIRPGIVKISPDLTRDESRTLLANSITLTPGTFTLEIDDEGNFYVHWINVPPGKERPTPEELCGYLPKWARRIAE; from the coding sequence ATGGGGTTTGCCGCACCGTTCCTGTGGTCCCTTATCGTCTATCTGCTCCTCACAGCGGGTTCCGGCAATGTCATCGCCTGGAGCCCCGGGGAGCTGGTTGCAGGGATAGTAATAGCGGCCATCATCGGCTATGCAACAAAGGACGTCATGGACGAAAAGCTGGGCTACTTCTTCAACCCGAAGAGGTGGCTGCTGTTCATAGTCTACGCCATAGGGCCGTTCTTCTTCGCCATGGCCAAGGCCAACCTCGACGTCGCCTACAGGGTCATAACGGGGAAGATAAGGCCGGGGATTGTGAAGATATCGCCAGACCTGACCAGAGATGAGAGCAGGACACTCCTTGCCAACTCAATAACCCTGACACCGGGAACCTTCACCCTGGAGATAGACGACGAGGGCAACTTCTACGTCCACTGGATAAACGTTCCGCCCGGGAAGGAGAGGCCCACTCCAGAAGAGCTGTGCGGATACCTTCCAAAATGGGCAAGGAGGATTGCGGAATGA
- a CDS encoding 4Fe-4S binding protein, whose protein sequence is MKVPPTLSTVLGNLFKKPATNPFPESEPVPVPEGFRGKLNYDVEKCVGCRLCVMVCPAGVIEYVPEVRKVTFWLGRCVFCAQCVDVCPVNALWMSDEFLLATTDKYEDNLMWFHGEEIEEFKKKLEEQKKAKESAKKEAPK, encoded by the coding sequence ATGAAAGTCCCACCGACCCTCTCAACGGTGCTCGGAAACCTCTTCAAGAAGCCTGCAACCAACCCCTTCCCGGAGAGCGAGCCGGTGCCGGTTCCGGAGGGCTTCAGGGGCAAGCTCAACTACGACGTCGAGAAGTGCGTCGGCTGCAGGCTCTGCGTCATGGTCTGCCCGGCCGGGGTCATAGAGTACGTCCCCGAGGTCAGGAAGGTCACATTCTGGCTCGGAAGGTGCGTCTTCTGCGCCCAGTGTGTGGACGTCTGCCCCGTCAATGCACTCTGGATGAGCGACGAGTTCCTGCTGGCGACCACCGACAAGTACGAGGACAACCTCATGTGGTTCCACGGGGAGGAGATCGAGGAGTTCAAAAAGAAGCTTGAGGAGCAGAAGAAGGCCAAAGAATCCGCAAAGAAAGAAGCCCCTAAGTGA
- a CDS encoding respiratory chain complex I subunit 1 family protein, with protein MNLLYATLGFVGVYIYVSLASLLWGGIDRKLVARMQRRIGPPLLQPFYDFLKLVSKESIIPRDANRFFELAPVMALATSIALLAYTPLGFEPIFGTKGDVIVFIYLLTLIGFLRVVGAVSSGSPYAQIGAQREMALLASREAPMMLALFVILWRLSELGVTKPFSMGTFYEHSIWELGTPLSLIGAFILLIVFLAWLASEIEVGYFNIPEAETELAEGPMAEYSGRHLAIFELANAIKAFVSASLVVAIFFPWGISGYLGLTGVPAMVVELIFHTLKVFGVLFVSMSIFRAITGRLRINQAVNMFWTRLLPASILGALLLAIDTLGVIA; from the coding sequence ATGAACCTCCTCTACGCTACCCTTGGATTCGTAGGGGTTTACATCTACGTCTCGCTCGCGTCACTGCTCTGGGGAGGAATAGACAGGAAGCTCGTCGCGAGGATGCAGAGGAGAATAGGGCCCCCGCTGCTCCAGCCCTTCTACGACTTTCTCAAGCTGGTCAGCAAGGAGTCAATAATCCCGAGGGACGCCAACAGGTTCTTTGAGCTGGCCCCGGTCATGGCGCTCGCGACATCAATAGCGCTCCTGGCCTACACGCCGCTCGGCTTCGAGCCTATTTTCGGAACGAAGGGCGACGTCATAGTCTTCATATACCTGCTCACCCTCATAGGATTCCTCCGCGTGGTTGGTGCCGTCAGCTCGGGCTCTCCCTACGCCCAGATTGGCGCCCAGAGGGAGATGGCCCTACTCGCGTCAAGGGAGGCCCCCATGATGCTCGCCCTCTTTGTAATCCTCTGGCGCCTCAGCGAGCTCGGCGTTACCAAGCCCTTCAGCATGGGCACGTTCTACGAACACAGCATCTGGGAGCTGGGGACACCCCTGAGCCTTATAGGCGCCTTCATACTCCTCATAGTCTTCCTTGCCTGGCTCGCCAGCGAGATAGAGGTGGGCTACTTCAACATACCGGAGGCGGAGACTGAGCTCGCTGAAGGCCCCATGGCCGAGTACAGCGGCAGGCACCTGGCAATATTCGAGCTCGCCAACGCCATAAAGGCTTTCGTGAGTGCAAGCCTCGTCGTGGCAATATTCTTCCCATGGGGAATTTCCGGCTACCTCGGCCTCACAGGGGTTCCCGCGATGGTGGTGGAGCTCATCTTCCACACCCTCAAGGTCTTCGGAGTCCTCTTCGTCAGCATGAGCATCTTCAGAGCAATAACAGGAAGGCTCAGGATAAACCAGGCGGTGAACATGTTCTGGACGAGGCTCCTGCCGGCCAGTATACTCGGGGCGCTGCTCCTGGCCATTGACACCCTGGGGGTGATAGCATGA
- a CDS encoding hydrogenase large subunit encodes MNERIEYWVKIPIGPIHPALEEPEKFIITLDGERIINVDVKLGYNLRGIEWIALRRNYIQILYLAERMCGICSFSHNHTYSRAVEEMAGIVVPERAEYIRVIVGELERIHSHLLNLGVVGHAIGYDTVLHLTWLARERVMDILEFIGGNRVNYAVNMIGGVRRDIGEKHIRAITDMIDYYRREVMPKIEEVFLYDPTVEARLRDAGVIPKRIAIEYSAQGPTARGSGVKKDVRYNEKLGVYPDLGVKPITPKEFTGVIKGDVFDRMVVRVGEIWQSLELIERAIDQMPEGKIKAVPKDNALLFQLKKAEGEGIGRYEAPRGELIHYVMAQKGKDVPARWKMREPTFPNLFAIARALVGEQVADVPVAIASIDPCLSCTDRVAVIDANTGRKKVLTERDLLRLSIEKTREINPNVKARPEVVGVGCPRGGGL; translated from the coding sequence ATGAACGAGAGAATTGAGTACTGGGTCAAGATACCCATTGGACCCATTCACCCGGCCCTTGAGGAGCCGGAGAAGTTCATCATAACACTGGACGGAGAGAGGATAATCAACGTCGACGTCAAGCTCGGCTACAACCTGAGGGGAATAGAGTGGATAGCCCTGAGGAGGAACTACATCCAGATACTCTATCTCGCCGAGAGGATGTGCGGCATCTGCTCATTCTCCCACAACCACACCTACTCCAGAGCGGTAGAGGAGATGGCCGGCATAGTGGTTCCCGAGAGGGCCGAGTACATCCGCGTGATAGTTGGCGAGCTGGAGAGAATCCACTCCCACCTGCTCAACCTCGGTGTGGTTGGCCACGCCATAGGCTACGATACAGTCCTGCACCTCACATGGCTCGCCAGAGAGCGCGTTATGGACATACTTGAGTTCATCGGTGGCAACAGGGTCAACTACGCCGTCAACATGATAGGCGGCGTCAGGAGGGACATTGGGGAGAAGCACATCAGGGCCATAACCGACATGATAGACTACTACCGCAGGGAGGTCATGCCCAAGATAGAGGAGGTCTTCCTCTACGACCCGACCGTCGAGGCAAGGCTTAGAGACGCGGGCGTTATTCCAAAGAGGATAGCAATCGAGTACAGCGCTCAGGGGCCCACCGCGAGGGGAAGCGGCGTCAAGAAGGACGTCCGCTACAACGAGAAGCTCGGCGTTTATCCCGACCTCGGTGTGAAGCCGATAACCCCCAAGGAGTTCACCGGTGTCATCAAGGGAGACGTCTTCGACAGGATGGTCGTCAGGGTCGGAGAGATATGGCAGAGCCTTGAGCTCATCGAGAGGGCCATAGACCAGATGCCGGAGGGCAAGATAAAGGCCGTTCCCAAGGACAACGCCCTCCTCTTCCAGCTCAAGAAGGCAGAGGGGGAGGGGATAGGCAGGTACGAAGCCCCGAGAGGAGAGCTCATCCACTACGTCATGGCCCAGAAGGGCAAGGACGTCCCGGCGAGGTGGAAGATGAGAGAACCAACGTTCCCCAACCTGTTCGCGATAGCCAGGGCACTGGTAGGCGAGCAGGTGGCGGACGTTCCCGTCGCGATAGCCTCAATAGACCCGTGCCTGAGCTGTACCGACAGGGTCGCGGTTATCGATGCAAACACCGGAAGGAAGAAGGTTCTCACCGAGAGGGACCTTCTCAGGCTCTCCATTGAGAAGACGAGGGAGATCAACCCCAACGTAAAGGCCAGACCCGAAGTAGTTGGAGTAGGATGCCCGAGGGGTGGTGGACTATGA
- a CDS encoding NADH-quinone oxidoreductase subunit C: protein MNVDEFIRVFGERFPEAEIRVSENKQPHPRKRVWVTVEREKFHDAMAFIKELDPTAQFSIIIARDAGETLEAKYHMELFWEEGESISLIVGTSVPKNDPKLPTVTDVFPSALPYEREVQEFYGLFFEGIPDPRRLFLPDDWPEGVYPLRLDDTGIKPEMVKNAGHPYKMKREGLK, encoded by the coding sequence ATGAACGTTGACGAGTTCATCAGGGTTTTCGGCGAGAGGTTCCCTGAGGCGGAGATAAGGGTCAGCGAGAACAAGCAACCCCACCCGAGGAAGAGGGTGTGGGTCACGGTCGAGAGGGAGAAGTTCCATGACGCGATGGCGTTCATAAAGGAGCTCGACCCGACGGCCCAGTTCTCCATAATCATCGCCAGGGACGCCGGCGAGACGCTTGAGGCAAAGTACCACATGGAGCTCTTCTGGGAGGAGGGCGAGAGCATCTCGCTCATAGTCGGCACCAGCGTCCCCAAGAACGACCCAAAGCTCCCTACCGTTACGGACGTCTTCCCGAGCGCTCTGCCCTACGAGAGGGAAGTCCAGGAGTTCTACGGACTGTTCTTTGAGGGAATCCCCGACCCCAGAAGGCTCTTCCTCCCGGACGACTGGCCCGAAGGTGTCTACCCGCTCAGGCTGGACGACACAGGCATCAAGCCGGAGATGGTGAAGAACGCCGGCCACCCGTACAAAATGAAGAGGGAGGGCTTGAAATGA
- a CDS encoding NADH-quinone oxidoreductase subunit B family protein has protein sequence MAIKVHAHDAHPSSNPSQRERLEKEISKLCRYIGRSPWVFHVNSGSCNGCDIEIIAVLTPRYDAERFGVKLAGTPRHADILLVTGPVTNQSLERVKLVYEQTPDPKVVVAVGACPTGGSVFFESPFTNAPLDRHIPVDVFVPGCPPRPEAILHGVVLGLQKLIEKIEGGKK, from the coding sequence ATGGCCATTAAAGTTCACGCCCACGATGCCCATCCAAGCTCAAACCCCTCCCAGCGCGAGAGGCTTGAGAAGGAGATATCGAAGCTGTGCAGATACATAGGAAGGTCACCGTGGGTTTTCCACGTCAACAGCGGCAGCTGCAACGGGTGCGACATCGAGATAATAGCAGTCCTAACGCCGCGCTACGACGCGGAGCGCTTCGGTGTAAAGCTGGCCGGGACGCCGAGGCATGCCGACATACTGCTCGTCACCGGCCCCGTCACCAACCAGAGCCTTGAGAGGGTCAAGCTGGTCTACGAGCAGACCCCCGACCCCAAGGTGGTGGTGGCAGTCGGAGCGTGCCCCACCGGCGGAAGCGTGTTCTTCGAGAGCCCCTTCACCAACGCACCGCTGGACAGGCACATACCGGTGGACGTCTTCGTCCCGGGCTGCCCGCCGAGACCTGAGGCCATACTGCACGGTGTCGTGCTCGGCCTTCAGAAGCTGATTGAGAAGATTGAGGGGGGTAAGAAATGA
- a CDS encoding hydrogenase, which translates to MFGYWDALYFVYVFIIGLIISYMLYKWAERSSTGTRRTGDGTKIFLSGEDQDNVIPQFEHFQGYVTGRHVMWGLIRGIHRLFLVFRREHTGLLSDYVSYLLVTTAIVVGALIVWG; encoded by the coding sequence ATGTTCGGCTACTGGGACGCTCTCTACTTCGTTTACGTTTTCATCATAGGCCTGATCATCTCGTACATGCTCTACAAGTGGGCCGAGCGCTCAAGCACCGGAACCCGGAGAACCGGGGATGGAACCAAGATATTCCTCAGCGGTGAGGACCAGGACAACGTTATCCCACAGTTCGAGCACTTCCAGGGCTACGTCACCGGAAGGCACGTTATGTGGGGCCTCATCAGGGGAATCCACAGGCTCTTCCTGGTCTTCCGCAGGGAGCACACCGGACTGCTGAGCGACTACGTCAGCTACCTGCTCGTCACGACGGCGATAGTGGTGGGGGCCCTGATAGTCTGGGGATGA